A single genomic interval of Armigeres subalbatus isolate Guangzhou_Male chromosome 1, GZ_Asu_2, whole genome shotgun sequence harbors:
- the LOC134208031 gene encoding lysosomal acid glucosylceramidase translates to MPPPSSCRSTPTLNLIGALDSLLRLALFSTIASVVIGSSYFDRVASLPCALRQYPTGSVCVCNVTYCDTLEFEDPTEPGEFVLVSSASNGTRFGQARGRFVQAENATFLPAVMLRSKQRMVRSTRPVSVEINRGRKYQQIVGFGGAFTGAVSYNLGLLKPELRDSMYRSYYSKKVGIGYSLMRIPIGGSDFDLKPWAYNESPMDDKLLLNFTVLDKRDQVRIEQIKELMQVADNHEIKLMGTAWSPPRWMKSNNDWSGSNRLKPQYYQTWADYHIKYLQLMKDAGLDYWAISTGNEPMNAVIGFLFIRFMSLGWIAANQGKWVGENLGPALRNSEFKNVKLFAGDDQRYTFPWWFSQMDQGHPNATQYVDGLAVHWYWDGVTPPELLDQALNLYPDKLIFNTEASLGDKPFQTHGPILGSWARAESYITSIMQDLQHSVHGWIDWNLMLNEIGGPNYANNYVETAVVVNATSGEEVYKQPIFYALGHFSRFITEGSVRFEVKSDYSGIVVVGFERPDNRTVLVFYNKKSSSCELTIHDPERGLTQLEVPPKSVHSILYA, encoded by the exons ATGCCTCCCCCTTCTTCGTGCAGGAGCACGCCAACCTTGAACTTGATCGGCGCTCTGGATAGCCTACTGCGGTTGGCGCTATTTTCGACGATCGCCAGCGTTGTGATCGGCAGCAGCTACTTCGACAGAG TCGCTTCGCTACCATGCGCGTTACGTCAGTACCCGACCGGTTCGGTTTGTGTGTGCAATGTGACCTACTGCGATACCTTGGAGTTTGAGGATCCAACCGAACCGGGAGAATTCGTACTGGTTTCGAGCGCTAGCAATGGCACCAGATTCGGACAAGCCCGTGGAAGGTTTGTGCAGGCGGAGAATGCAACGTTCCTACCGGCGGTAATGTTGCGGTCTAAACAACGGATGGTGAGAAGCACGCGGCCGGTTAGTGTTGAAATCAATCGTGGACGGAAATATCAACAGATTGTGGGCTTTGGTGGGGCGTTTACCGGAGCCGTTTCTTACAATTTGGGACTGTTAAAACCGGAGTTGAGGGACAGCATGTATCGTTCGTATTACTCGAAGAAGGTGGGAATCGGTTACAGTTTGATGCGAATTCCTATTGGAGGcagtgattttgatttgaaaccaTGGGCCTACAATGAGTCCCCAATGGATGATAAGCTGTTGCTGAACTTCACTGTATTGGACAAAAGAGATCAGGTGAGGATCGAACAGATCAAAGAGCTAATGCAGGTGGCGGATAAtcatgaaattaaattaatgggAACAGCATGGAGTCCACCGAGATGGATGAAATCCAATAACGATTGGAGTGGATCAAATCGACTAAAGCCACAGTATTATCAGACGTGGGCAGACTACCATATCAAGTACTTGCAGCTGATGAAGGATGCCGGGTTGGATTATTGGGCGATTTCAACGGGCAATGAACCAATGAATGCCGTGATTGGATTCTTATTCATCCGATTCATGAGCTTAGGTTGGATAGCGGCGAATCAAGGAAAATGGGTCGGTGAAAATCTTGGACCAGCGTTGCGAAATTCAGAGTTCAAAAATGTCAAACTGTTTGCGGGAGATGATCAACGATACACGTTTCCTTGGTGGTTCTCACAGATGGATCAGGGTCATCCAAATGCTACGCAGTACGTCGATGGTTTGGCCGTGCATTGGTACTGGGATGGAGTGACTCCTCCTGAATTGTTGGATCAAGCTTTGAATTTGTATCCGGACAAGCTAATCTTCAACACAGAGGCATCGCTAGGTGACAAACCATTTCAAACACATGGACCCATACTGGGGTCTTGGGCTCGTGCTGAGTCCTACATAACGAGCATAATGCAGGATTTACAGCACAGCGTACATGGCTGGATCGACTGGAATTTGATGTTGAATGAGATTGGCGGTCCCAACTACGCTAATAATTACGTGGAAACGGCGGTGGTAGTTAATGCAACGTCAGGAGAGGAGGTGTACAAACAACCGATTTTCTACGCATTAGGTCACTTTTCACGATTCATCACGGAGGGATCGGTTCGctttgaagtgaaaagtgactaTTCTGGAATTGTTGTTGTAGGGTTTGAGCGACCAGATAATAGGACAGTCCTAGTTTTTTACAACAA AAAATCCAGTTCGTGTGAGTTGACAATCCACGACCCGGAACGGGGTTTGACTCAACTGGAGGTCCCTCCCAAGTCTGTGCATTCCATACTTTACGCCTAA